A window of Cellulomonas sp. SLBN-39 genomic DNA:
GGGCCAGGACCTCGCCCACGACGAGCGGTCCGGTGACGCCGGAGGAGTGCACGGCCTCCTCCTCGAGGCCGACGCGCACGAGGTCGGCGGCGAGCCGCTCGGCCGTCAGGTCCGCGGGGAGCTCGACGTGCTCGCCGAGCCAGGTCAGGGGGATGCGAGGCATGTCAGACCACCGTCCGGAACTGCTCGGAGAAACGGACGTCGCCCTCGACCATGTCACGCATGTCCGCGATCGCGTGACGGAGCATCAGGGTGCGCTCGATGCCCATGCCGAACGCGAACCCCGAGTACTCCTCGGGGTCCACGCCGCACGCGCGGAGCACGTTCGGGTTGACCATGCCGCAGCCGCCCCACTCGATCCAGCCGGGGCCGCCCTTCTTCTGCGGGAACCACAGGTCCATCTCGGCGGACGGCTCGGTGAACGGGAAGAACGACGGCCGCAGCCGGGTGCGCGCGTCGGGGCCGAACATCGCGCGCGCGAAGTGGTCGAGGGTGCCCTTGAGGTGCGCCATGGTCAGGCCCTTGTCGACGGCGAGCCCCTCGACCTGGTGGAAGACCGGCGTGTGCGTGGCGTCCAGCGCGTCGGTGCGGAACACCTTGCCCGGGCAGGCGATGTACACGGGCACCCCGCGGCCGAGCAGCGAGCGCGCCTGCACGGGCGAGGTGTGGGTGCGCAGGACCATGCCGGAGCCGTCCTCGGGCGCGTCCTCGTCCTGGGCCGCCACGAAGAACGTGTCCTGCATCTGGCGCGCGGGGTGGTCGACGCCGAAGTTCAGCGCGTCGAAGTTGAACCACTCCGCCTCGAGCTCCGGGCCCTCGGCGATCTCCCAGCCCATCGCGACGAACACGTCCGCGACCCGCTCGGACAGCGTCGAGAGGGGGTGGCGCGCGCCGGCGGGACGACGGTCGCCGGGCAGCGTGACGTCGAGGGTCTCCTCGACGAGCACGCGGGCGTCCCGCTCGGCCTCGAGCTCGGCCGTGCGCGCCGCGACGGCGGCGTTCACGCGGCCGCGCGCCTGGCCGACGAGGCGACCCGCCGCAGCCTTGTCGGGGCCGGGCAGGCGGCCGATCTCGCGGTTCGCGAGCGCCAGCGGGCTCGCGTCGCCGGTGTGGGCCAGGCGGGCGGTCTTCAGCGCGTCGAGGTCGCCGGCGGCCGCGACGGCCACGAGCGCGGCGTCGACCGCCGCCTGGACGCCGTCGGCGTCGAGCGGGGACAAGGGTGTGTCGGGAGACATCCGGACCTTCCAGG
This region includes:
- the pheS gene encoding phenylalanine--tRNA ligase subunit alpha; the protein is MSPDTPLSPLDADGVQAAVDAALVAVAAAGDLDALKTARLAHTGDASPLALANREIGRLPGPDKAAAGRLVGQARGRVNAAVAARTAELEAERDARVLVEETLDVTLPGDRRPAGARHPLSTLSERVADVFVAMGWEIAEGPELEAEWFNFDALNFGVDHPARQMQDTFFVAAQDEDAPEDGSGMVLRTHTSPVQARSLLGRGVPVYIACPGKVFRTDALDATHTPVFHQVEGLAVDKGLTMAHLKGTLDHFARAMFGPDARTRLRPSFFPFTEPSAEMDLWFPQKKGGPGWIEWGGCGMVNPNVLRACGVDPEEYSGFAFGMGIERTLMLRHAIADMRDMVEGDVRFSEQFRTVV